A genome region from Staphylococcus capitis subsp. capitis includes the following:
- a CDS encoding thioredoxin family protein, producing MQGIHKTEDFNSTINSKEPVIIKFEADWCPDCKAMDMWIDPITEKYNNYDWYVVDRDELEDVTTENDVMGIPSILIFQNGEKLAHLHSANAKSPEQVESFLDENLNK from the coding sequence ATGCAAGGTATTCATAAAACAGAAGACTTTAATTCAACAATAAATAGTAAAGAACCAGTTATTATCAAATTCGAGGCAGATTGGTGCCCAGATTGTAAAGCAATGGATATGTGGATTGACCCTATTACAGAAAAATATAATAACTATGATTGGTATGTAGTTGATCGCGATGAGTTAGAAGATGTTACTACTGAAAATGATGTTATGGGTATACCAAGTATTTTGATTTTCCAAAATGGTGAAAAATTAGCGCATTTACATTCAGCTAATGCGAAATCACCAGAACAAGTTGAATCTTTCCTAGATGAAAATTTAAATAAATAA
- the aroD gene encoding type I 3-dehydroquinate dehydratase, protein MTQVDVAVTISPEETITQRCLDEIIKNKDYIDIVELRIDQWAHFTIQNVGAVIQQLRGLNLDFKILVTYRTYNQGGKGNIEETEYVNILKLLIEYAQFELLDIEWSGAIDIEQYAQIISDAQEKNLHVVLSHHNFQETPTLEEIKFIYFKMQKLAPQYLKLAVMPNNKEDVLHLLEAMSVTSDNIPYKVIGISMSHLGLVSRVAQGVFGGSITYGCLGEPQAPGQIHVKALKQQLEFYQL, encoded by the coding sequence ATGACACAAGTAGATGTTGCAGTCACAATTTCTCCAGAGGAAACAATAACACAAAGATGTTTAGACGAAATAATAAAAAATAAAGACTATATAGATATTGTAGAATTACGTATAGATCAGTGGGCGCACTTTACTATTCAAAATGTTGGTGCTGTAATTCAACAATTAAGAGGATTAAATTTAGATTTTAAGATTCTAGTGACTTATCGTACCTATAATCAAGGTGGTAAAGGAAATATTGAAGAAACAGAATATGTTAATATTCTTAAGCTATTGATAGAATATGCTCAATTTGAATTACTCGATATTGAATGGAGCGGAGCTATAGATATAGAGCAATATGCTCAAATAATCAGTGACGCTCAAGAAAAAAATTTACATGTAGTGTTATCGCATCATAATTTTCAAGAAACTCCAACGTTAGAGGAGATTAAATTCATTTATTTCAAAATGCAAAAATTAGCACCACAATATTTAAAACTAGCAGTAATGCCAAATAACAAAGAGGATGTTCTGCATTTATTAGAAGCGATGAGTGTGACCTCTGATAATATTCCTTATAAAGTTATCGGGATATCTATGTCTCATCTTGGTTTAGTAAGTCGCGTTGCACAAGGGGTGTTTGGAGGATCAATTACATACGGTTGCTTGGGTGAGCCGCAAGCTCCTGGTCAGATTCATGTAAAGGCTTTGAAACAACAACTTGAATTTTATCAATTATAA
- a CDS encoding LysE/ArgO family amino acid transporter, with amino-acid sequence MSEAIIHGFLLAIGLILPLGAQNVFVFNQGANQSKLIKAFPAVITAGICDSILISLAVIGVSLVLMSLPLLQIVIYIIGLIFLLYMAWTLWNANPDPVKQEGGLSTTQQISFALSASLLNPHAIMDTIGVIGTNASTYEGNDKFAFTLTCIFVSWLWFIILVLLGRTVGTIDKSGKLLMVINKLSSIIIIIVSIIIIKKLCQLLF; translated from the coding sequence ATGAGCGAAGCAATAATACACGGTTTTCTATTAGCTATAGGATTAATTCTACCCTTAGGCGCACAAAATGTTTTCGTGTTTAATCAAGGAGCAAATCAATCTAAGCTAATTAAAGCTTTTCCAGCAGTTATCACAGCTGGAATATGCGATTCCATACTGATTAGCCTAGCAGTTATCGGTGTCTCTTTAGTACTTATGTCACTACCTCTATTACAAATCGTAATCTACATAATTGGACTTATTTTTTTACTTTATATGGCGTGGACACTTTGGAATGCAAACCCTGATCCTGTTAAACAAGAAGGTGGACTCTCAACAACACAACAAATAAGTTTTGCTTTATCTGCCTCTCTATTGAATCCACATGCAATTATGGACACTATTGGCGTTATTGGTACAAATGCGTCTACTTACGAAGGTAATGACAAATTTGCTTTTACTTTGACATGTATATTTGTTTCATGGCTCTGGTTTATCATCTTAGTTTTATTAGGTAGAACAGTTGGAACTATTGATAAATCAGGTAAATTATTAATGGTGATAAACAAGTTATCTAGCATTATCATAATCATTGTTTCAATAATAATAATTAAAAAATTATGTCAACTTCTTTTTTAA
- a CDS encoding arsenate reductase family protein, with product MIKFYQYSNCTTCKKAAKFLNEYGVSYEPIDIVQHTPTKKEFEDIIEKTGVEVNKLFNTHGAKYRELNLKDKLKDMSDDEKLDLLASDGMLVKRPLAISGEKITLGFKEDQYKDIWL from the coding sequence ATGATTAAATTTTATCAATATTCAAATTGTACGACTTGTAAGAAAGCCGCTAAATTTTTAAATGAATATGGTGTGAGCTATGAACCTATTGATATCGTACAACATACACCAACTAAAAAAGAATTTGAAGATATTATTGAGAAAACAGGTGTTGAAGTTAATAAATTATTTAACACTCATGGCGCTAAATATCGTGAACTTAATTTGAAAGATAAACTTAAAGACATGTCAGATGATGAAAAATTAGATTTATTAGCATCTGATGGAATGTTGGTAAAACGTCCATTAGCTATCTCTGGAGAAAAAATCACTTTAGGATTTAAAGAAGATCAGTATAAAGATATTTGGTTATAG
- a CDS encoding thioredoxin family protein, with product MSSTIDLEDITENYNEDKHLIFGYTPMCGTCKVSERMLDIANDIVQLPIKKVDLNFHPDFSKEKEIMSVPVLLVMNKDQEENRIYAFQSVPYLLENLK from the coding sequence ATGAGTAGTACAATCGATCTCGAAGATATAACAGAAAACTATAATGAAGATAAACATCTTATATTCGGATATACTCCTATGTGCGGGACTTGTAAGGTCTCTGAAAGAATGTTAGATATTGCTAACGATATCGTTCAGCTACCTATTAAGAAAGTAGATTTAAATTTCCATCCGGATTTTAGTAAAGAAAAAGAAATAATGTCAGTTCCTGTGTTATTGGTAATGAATAAGGATCAAGAGGAAAATAGAATTTATGCGTTTCAGTCAGTTCCTTATTTGTTAGAAAATTTAAAATAA
- the lnsA gene encoding lipoprotein N-acylation protein LnsA, with amino-acid sequence MKTKYKLIMLLIALFIVLATLFSIKVFNKDKESFETINTKDFKLQPGDIIITKGPVLFGFFGHSSIAIDEDTVLQIEGPGDKPITESFESYQRRFGTGKDDWIKVYRSVKPNAGQKAANWVKRNYENSDSRYLVTLNLKSQKFTYCTKIIYQAYKYGVDKNAVSDHGLYIISPYALKDNFTHDYRLKLVKNIKN; translated from the coding sequence ATGAAAACAAAATATAAGCTAATCATGTTATTAATAGCTTTGTTTATAGTACTTGCAACTTTATTTTCAATAAAAGTTTTTAATAAAGACAAAGAATCTTTCGAAACCATCAATACTAAAGACTTTAAGCTTCAACCTGGCGATATTATAATTACAAAAGGACCTGTATTATTCGGTTTCTTTGGTCATTCAAGTATAGCCATCGATGAAGATACTGTACTTCAAATCGAAGGGCCTGGCGATAAACCTATAACAGAATCCTTTGAATCATATCAACGTCGTTTCGGTACTGGAAAGGACGATTGGATAAAAGTGTATCGTAGTGTAAAACCAAATGCTGGCCAAAAAGCAGCAAATTGGGTGAAACGTAATTATGAAAATAGTGATAGTCGTTATCTTGTTACGCTGAATTTGAAAAGTCAAAAATTCACTTATTGCACTAAAATAATTTATCAAGCTTATAAATATGGCGTAGATAAAAACGCCGTGAGTGATCATGGATTATATATCATTTCACCATATGCATTAAAGGACAACTTTACTCATGACTATCGTTTAAAGTTAGTTAAAAATATTAAAAATTGA
- a CDS encoding MetQ/NlpA family ABC transporter substrate-binding protein, whose product MKKILGIILVLALTVALAACGGGGDKEKTITVGASPAPHAEILEKAKPLLEKKGYDLKIKTINDYTTPNKLLDKGEIDANFFQHTPYLKTESKEKGYKIESAGDVELEPMAVYSKKYKSLKDLPKGATVYVSNNPAEQGRFLKFFVDEGLIKLKKGVKIEDAKFSDIEENKKDIKFNNKQSAEYLPKIYQNQKADAVIINSNYAIDQKLSPKKDSIALEKAKDNPYANLIAVKKGHKDDKKIKALMEVLQSKEIRDYIDKKYDGAVVPAK is encoded by the coding sequence ATGAAAAAGATTTTAGGTATTATTTTAGTTTTAGCATTAACAGTTGCTTTAGCTGCTTGTGGTGGCGGTGGTGACAAAGAAAAAACAATCACAGTAGGTGCGTCACCAGCACCTCACGCTGAAATTTTAGAGAAAGCAAAACCATTACTTGAGAAAAAAGGTTATGACTTAAAGATTAAAACAATTAACGATTACACTACACCTAATAAATTGTTAGATAAAGGTGAAATTGATGCGAACTTCTTCCAACATACTCCATATTTAAAAACTGAAAGTAAAGAAAAAGGATACAAAATTGAATCTGCTGGAGATGTAGAATTAGAACCTATGGCAGTTTATTCTAAAAAATACAAAAGTTTAAAAGATCTACCTAAGGGTGCAACTGTCTACGTTTCAAATAACCCAGCTGAACAAGGACGTTTCTTAAAATTCTTTGTCGATGAAGGCTTAATTAAACTTAAAAAAGGCGTTAAGATTGAAGACGCTAAATTTAGCGATATTGAAGAAAACAAAAAAGATATTAAATTTAATAACAAACAATCAGCTGAATACTTACCAAAAATTTATCAAAACCAAAAAGCTGATGCAGTCATCATTAATTCTAACTACGCAATTGATCAAAAATTAAGTCCTAAAAAAGACTCTATCGCTTTAGAAAAAGCTAAAGATAATCCTTATGCCAACTTAATTGCAGTTAAAAAAGGACATAAAGACGATAAGAAAATTAAAGCTTTAATGGAAGTACTTCAATCTAAAGAAATTAGAGATTATATCGATAAAAAATATGATGGTGCAGTAGTACCGGCTAAGTAA
- a CDS encoding methionine ABC transporter ATP-binding protein → MIELNQIVKRYHTKNKDVLAVDHVDLNIESGSIFGVIGFSGAGKSTLIRMFNNLEAPTSGDVIIDGDNISKLSKSELRKKRQKVSMIFQHFNLLWSRNVLKNITFPLEIAGVPSNKAKQKALELVELVGLKGRESAYPSELSGGQKQRVGIARALANDPDVLLCDEATSALDPQTTDEILDLLLKVREQQNLTIVLITHEMHVIRRICDEVAVMENGKVIEQGKVSEVFENPQHSVTKRFVKDDLNDDFEESLDELEPLASDSYIVRLNFTGDNTTEPIVSYITKTHNIDVNILEANIKNTRNGSIGFLVIHIPHINNDSFEHFKNDLHEQRVNVEVLRHG, encoded by the coding sequence GTGATTGAGTTAAATCAAATTGTTAAACGATATCATACTAAGAACAAAGATGTTCTTGCAGTTGATCACGTTGATTTAAATATTGAATCAGGCTCAATTTTTGGCGTTATTGGTTTCTCTGGTGCTGGTAAAAGTACACTAATAAGAATGTTCAATAACTTGGAAGCTCCAACTTCAGGAGATGTAATTATTGATGGGGACAATATTAGTAAGTTATCTAAATCAGAGTTACGTAAAAAACGTCAAAAAGTAAGTATGATTTTCCAACATTTCAACTTATTATGGTCAAGAAACGTTTTAAAAAATATTACCTTCCCGCTAGAAATAGCAGGCGTACCTAGTAATAAAGCGAAGCAAAAAGCACTTGAGCTTGTAGAATTGGTAGGTTTGAAAGGACGAGAAAGTGCTTATCCATCAGAGTTATCAGGGGGACAAAAACAAAGAGTAGGTATTGCTAGAGCACTAGCAAATGATCCTGATGTTTTATTATGTGATGAAGCTACAAGTGCTTTAGACCCTCAAACCACTGATGAAATTTTAGATTTATTACTGAAGGTAAGAGAACAACAGAATCTTACTATCGTTTTAATTACACATGAAATGCACGTGATTAGACGCATTTGTGATGAAGTAGCAGTAATGGAAAACGGTAAAGTTATAGAACAAGGCAAAGTAAGTGAAGTGTTTGAGAATCCTCAACACTCAGTTACAAAACGGTTCGTCAAAGATGATTTAAATGATGATTTCGAAGAGTCTCTAGATGAATTAGAACCATTAGCGAGTGATTCTTACATAGTGAGATTAAACTTTACTGGTGATAATACGACCGAACCTATTGTTTCGTACATTACGAAAACACACAATATAGATGTAAATATTCTTGAGGCGAATATTAAAAATACTAGAAATGGTTCTATAGGGTTCTTAGTCATTCATATTCCACATATTAATAATGATAGTTTTGAACATTTTAAAAATGATCTTCATGAACAACGTGTGAATGTGGAGGTGTTGAGACATGGGTAA
- the gcvH gene encoding glycine cleavage system protein GcvH — MAVPSEFKYSKEHEWVKVEDNVATIGITEYAQNELGDIVFVELPEKDEELNEGDTFGSVESVKTVSELYAPISGKIVEVNEELEDSPEFVNESPYEKAWMVKVEISDQSQLDQLLSAEQYSEMIGE; from the coding sequence GTGGCAGTACCGAGCGAATTTAAGTATTCTAAAGAACATGAATGGGTCAAAGTAGAAGATAATGTAGCTACTATTGGAATCACAGAATATGCTCAAAATGAATTAGGTGATATCGTATTCGTTGAATTACCTGAAAAAGATGAAGAATTAAATGAAGGCGATACTTTTGGTAGCGTTGAATCAGTTAAAACTGTTTCTGAATTATATGCGCCTATTTCAGGTAAAATCGTTGAAGTTAACGAAGAATTAGAAGATAGTCCTGAATTTGTAAATGAATCACCATATGAAAAAGCATGGATGGTTAAAGTAGAAATTAGTGATCAAAGTCAATTAGATCAATTATTATCAGCAGAGCAATATTCTGAAATGATTGGTGAATAG
- a CDS encoding GNAT family N-acetyltransferase → MKNIRVLNIDDLESYKELMSNGYHNYAWDQFYLEHVTEECLKSILSEETKYLNVFGAFDNDHLVATCTLKQIKFVGKRHKAVLENNFVKDNDEIINRELINHIIEFAKTQGIEMLMTTIASNNISAKIFFSSLGFENLAFEKNASKIGDEYLDENWLIYYISEIPSNS, encoded by the coding sequence ATGAAAAATATCCGTGTATTAAATATTGATGATTTAGAATCTTATAAAGAATTAATGTCAAACGGCTATCATAATTATGCTTGGGATCAATTTTATTTAGAACATGTTACTGAAGAGTGTTTGAAATCTATTCTCTCGGAAGAAACTAAGTATTTAAACGTTTTCGGTGCATTTGACAATGATCATCTTGTTGCAACATGCACATTAAAACAAATAAAATTTGTTGGAAAGCGTCATAAAGCGGTTTTAGAGAATAATTTTGTAAAAGATAATGATGAAATAATTAATAGAGAACTCATTAATCACATTATTGAATTCGCTAAAACACAAGGTATTGAAATGTTGATGACCACAATCGCTTCAAATAACATTAGCGCTAAAATATTTTTCAGTTCACTCGGGTTCGAAAATTTAGCTTTTGAAAAAAATGCCAGTAAAATTGGTGACGAATATTTAGATGAAAACTGGCTAATTTACTACATTTCTGAAATTCCATCAAACTCTTAA
- a CDS encoding nitroreductase has protein sequence MELQEAISNRRSIKKFKHDMVIDDKALYDAIEKATDAPNHGMREPWRVVHVSKDKLGDFSHDITRFAFPDHPEKREDHYNAVTNLGGLLLLILKGDPRQRQNRENYFAFGAFAQNLMLLLYEAGIGTCWKSPHYIFEPKVRRALDIQDDEMLAGFMYLTDLEVEPTKAKRKNKNLITKFE, from the coding sequence GTGGAATTACAAGAAGCTATATCTAATAGAAGAAGTATTAAAAAATTTAAACATGATATGGTGATTGACGATAAGGCATTATATGATGCTATCGAAAAAGCTACAGACGCTCCAAATCATGGAATGCGTGAACCTTGGAGAGTCGTTCATGTTTCAAAGGATAAATTAGGTGATTTTAGTCATGACATCACTCGATTTGCATTTCCAGATCATCCTGAAAAGAGAGAAGACCATTATAATGCAGTTACAAATTTAGGTGGATTATTACTACTCATCTTGAAAGGTGATCCTAGACAAAGACAAAATAGAGAAAATTACTTTGCATTTGGTGCGTTTGCCCAAAACTTAATGCTGTTGCTTTATGAAGCGGGTATTGGTACGTGTTGGAAGTCACCGCACTATATTTTTGAACCTAAAGTGCGTAGAGCTTTGGATATTCAAGACGATGAAATGTTAGCTGGTTTCATGTATTTAACAGATTTAGAAGTTGAGCCAACTAAAGCTAAACGTAAGAATAAAAATTTAATTACTAAGTTCGAGTAA
- a CDS encoding toprim domain-containing protein, with product MTIVNKVIIVEGKSDKKRVQQVIAEPVSIICTHGTMSIDKIDDMIESLYGKQVYVLADSDDEGEKIRKWFKRYLSESEHIYVDKTYCEVAKCPKNYLANVLNRYGFAVRKEKNLMPNLNTERLVLVNE from the coding sequence ATGACTATTGTGAATAAAGTTATCATTGTTGAAGGTAAGTCGGATAAGAAACGCGTGCAACAAGTTATTGCAGAACCAGTAAGTATTATTTGTACCCATGGGACCATGAGTATAGATAAAATCGATGATATGATAGAATCACTTTATGGCAAACAAGTTTATGTTCTTGCAGATTCTGATGATGAAGGAGAAAAAATTAGAAAATGGTTTAAGCGATATTTAAGTGAAAGTGAACATATATATGTTGATAAAACATACTGTGAAGTAGCTAAATGTCCTAAAAACTATTTAGCTAATGTTTTAAATAGATATGGTTTCGCGGTGCGGAAAGAGAAGAATCTAATGCCTAATTTAAACACTGAAAGGTTAGTTTTAGTTAATGAGTAG
- a CDS encoding methionine ABC transporter permease: protein MGKSYGEIFQEMFTMPNVQWPDVWQAILETLYMTIVSTIFAFIFGLILGVLLFLSAKSHSPAARIFYTIVSFIVNLFRAIPFIILILLLIPFTSVILGTISGPTGALPALIIGAAPFYARLVEIAFKEIDKGVIEAAWSMGANTWTVVRKVLLPEAMPALVSGITVTAIALVGSTAIAGVIGAGGLGNLAYLTGFTRNQNDVILVSTVFILIIVFIIQFLGDWLTNKIDKR, encoded by the coding sequence ATGGGTAAGTCTTATGGCGAAATTTTTCAAGAAATGTTTACAATGCCTAACGTTCAATGGCCGGATGTTTGGCAAGCTATCTTAGAAACGCTTTATATGACAATTGTTTCTACTATTTTTGCTTTTATATTTGGCTTGATTCTGGGTGTGTTACTTTTCCTATCTGCGAAAAGTCATTCACCGGCAGCTCGAATTTTCTATACAATTGTTTCATTTATAGTCAACTTATTTAGAGCAATACCATTCATTATTTTAATTTTATTACTTATACCATTTACGAGCGTCATCTTAGGTACTATTAGCGGACCTACAGGTGCATTACCTGCACTCATAATCGGTGCAGCTCCATTCTATGCTCGTTTAGTAGAAATTGCATTTAAAGAAATTGATAAAGGTGTAATTGAAGCGGCTTGGTCAATGGGGGCTAACACATGGACTGTAGTACGAAAAGTGTTACTTCCTGAAGCGATGCCAGCTTTAGTTTCAGGTATTACAGTAACTGCTATTGCTTTGGTTGGTTCAACTGCTATAGCTGGTGTGATTGGTGCAGGTGGTTTAGGTAACTTAGCATACCTAACAGGATTTACTCGAAATCAAAATGATGTCATATTAGTTTCTACTGTATTCATCTTAATTATTGTATTTATAATTCAATTCCTTGGGGATTGGCTTACAAATAAAATTGATAAACGCTAA
- a CDS encoding sterile alpha motif-like domain-containing protein, translating into MTFYDFILGFLNDDTPLGSLANYILDDIHFPREEKNNKVIRAYVLDHYRDHQLIESTNRAISLYKLI; encoded by the coding sequence ATGACCTTTTATGATTTTATTTTAGGTTTTTTAAATGATGATACACCTTTAGGTAGTTTAGCAAATTACATTTTAGATGATATCCATTTTCCCCGAGAAGAAAAAAATAATAAAGTCATTCGAGCATATGTGCTAGATCACTATAGAGATCATCAGTTAATTGAAAGTACGAATAGAGCAATTAGTTTATATAAATTAATTTGA
- a CDS encoding GNAT family N-acetyltransferase: MEDIQIKRAQSSDKEGGKLTHLAIDEMAQVFLGETSNERLNKQLQHLWQKKGNRFSHDISYVAKEEGQVLGAITCTSLVKLEKSMCQTVIEIIKMKKLKSLKIILSNLKKIYALITMDEGEKDEFHVSMLATLPEARGKGVGTKLLKFAERLAINNGFDKLSLTVVQDNKKALSVYKKFGFSIVGEINQSPFYLFKMRKNLK; encoded by the coding sequence GTGGAGGATATTCAGATTAAACGCGCTCAATCAAGTGATAAGGAAGGAGGAAAATTAACTCACTTAGCGATTGATGAAATGGCACAAGTCTTTTTAGGAGAAACATCGAATGAACGGTTAAATAAACAGTTGCAACATTTATGGCAAAAGAAGGGGAACCGATTTAGTCATGATATTTCTTATGTAGCTAAAGAAGAGGGGCAAGTTTTAGGTGCCATTACATGTACTTCTCTAGTTAAATTAGAAAAATCAATGTGTCAAACTGTAATTGAAATAATTAAAATGAAAAAATTGAAATCATTAAAAATTATTTTATCCAATCTCAAAAAAATATATGCTTTAATTACAATGGATGAGGGAGAGAAAGATGAATTTCATGTGAGTATGCTTGCAACTCTTCCCGAAGCAAGAGGTAAGGGCGTTGGAACAAAATTATTAAAATTTGCTGAGCGCCTTGCTATAAATAATGGTTTTGACAAATTATCACTAACAGTAGTTCAAGATAATAAGAAAGCTCTGAGTGTCTATAAGAAATTTGGCTTTTCAATTGTAGGAGAAATCAACCAATCGCCATTTTATTTATTTAAAATGAGAAAAAATCTTAAGTGA
- a CDS encoding histidine phosphatase family protein, which produces MTKTLYLMRHGQTVFNLKGRIQGASDSPLTALGVAQAQSAKEYFEKHHITFDTLVSSSQERACETLENAVPNQNYKRLKGIKEWGFGLFEGESIELLKTIKEPENLYGDHVVPFGGESKSEVESRVFETLEDVIVNQTNQTALAVSHGSTIGLFIRKVLGKREGSTYDIGNCHILKFEYDGNHFRFIEIINPSV; this is translated from the coding sequence GTGACTAAAACATTATACTTAATGAGACATGGTCAAACAGTTTTTAATTTAAAAGGGAGAATTCAAGGGGCTAGTGATTCACCATTAACAGCATTAGGAGTAGCGCAAGCACAGTCTGCTAAAGAATATTTTGAAAAACATCATATAACTTTTGATACGTTAGTTTCTTCATCACAAGAACGTGCTTGTGAAACTTTAGAAAATGCAGTGCCCAATCAAAATTATAAAAGATTAAAAGGTATTAAAGAATGGGGTTTTGGTCTATTTGAAGGGGAAAGTATTGAATTACTGAAGACAATTAAAGAGCCAGAAAATTTATATGGTGATCATGTAGTGCCATTTGGTGGCGAATCAAAATCAGAGGTGGAATCTAGAGTTTTTGAAACGCTAGAAGATGTCATTGTTAATCAAACAAATCAAACAGCCTTAGCAGTAAGTCATGGTAGTACGATTGGTTTATTTATTAGAAAGGTATTAGGCAAGCGAGAAGGCAGCACTTATGATATAGGTAATTGTCATATCTTAAAATTCGAATATGATGGTAATCATTTTAGATTTATAGAAATTATTAACCCGAGCGTATAG
- a CDS encoding poly-gamma-glutamate hydrolase family protein, with translation MSNKGSLYSKLYYLAIALIIIAIIVVVLIFYNTRKSASKPSSDRYSDFEELKKNTTKNKDWRIVTKYRKDNNILLTAIHGGGIEPGTTELARRVSNVGKYNFYSFEGIRKHNNDQLHVTSMNYDEPKLIKMLEKSKETISIHGSSGDDPIVYIGGKDTKMSKSIAKALRKKDFTVKESPKELNAQSDDNFVNKNDTDSGVQLELTTAQREEFFKHHKLDSTTRGNPKKYTKDFYKFANAVEKGIKRAK, from the coding sequence ATGAGCAATAAGGGCAGTCTATATTCAAAACTTTATTATTTAGCTATAGCGTTAATTATCATCGCTATCATAGTAGTGGTTTTGATTTTTTATAACACTAGAAAATCAGCTTCTAAACCCTCAAGCGACCGCTATAGTGATTTCGAAGAATTAAAAAAGAATACTACTAAAAATAAGGATTGGAGAATTGTAACGAAATATAGAAAGGATAATAATATTTTACTTACAGCCATTCACGGTGGCGGCATAGAACCAGGTACAACTGAACTTGCAAGACGTGTATCGAACGTAGGTAAATATAACTTTTATTCATTTGAAGGTATACGTAAACATAATAATGATCAACTTCACGTGACTTCAATGAATTACGATGAACCAAAATTGATTAAAATGTTAGAAAAATCTAAGGAAACAATCTCTATCCATGGTTCTTCCGGAGATGATCCTATCGTGTATATAGGTGGTAAAGATACCAAAATGTCAAAATCTATTGCAAAGGCATTACGTAAGAAAGATTTTACTGTTAAAGAAAGTCCGAAAGAACTTAACGCACAATCTGATGATAATTTTGTAAATAAAAATGATACAGATTCAGGAGTACAACTTGAATTAACCACTGCGCAGCGTGAGGAATTTTTCAAGCATCATAAACTAGACTCAACAACCCGAGGTAATCCTAAAAAATATACTAAAGATTTTTATAAGTTTGCTAACGCTGTAGAAAAAGGTATAAAAAGAGCTAAATAA
- a CDS encoding organic hydroperoxide resistance protein, protein MAVQYETKATNVGGRKGHVHTDDNAINVDVLPPQQADGNATNPEQLFAAGYASCFNGAFDLILKQNKVRDAEPEVTLTVRLEDDPNAESPKLGVDIDAKVKNVLSQEDAEKYLQDAHEFCPYSKATRGNIDVNLNVEVVD, encoded by the coding sequence ATGGCAGTTCAATATGAAACTAAAGCTACAAACGTTGGTGGACGTAAGGGACATGTCCATACTGACGATAATGCAATTAATGTTGATGTATTACCACCTCAACAAGCTGATGGGAATGCTACAAATCCTGAGCAATTATTTGCAGCAGGATATGCTTCATGCTTTAATGGTGCGTTCGACCTTATCTTAAAACAAAATAAAGTTCGCGACGCTGAACCAGAAGTTACGCTTACAGTCCGTTTAGAAGACGATCCTAACGCTGAGAGTCCAAAATTAGGTGTGGACATTGATGCAAAAGTGAAAAATGTTTTATCTCAAGAAGATGCTGAGAAATATTTACAAGATGCACATGAATTCTGTCCATATTCAAAAGCAACTCGCGGTAACATTGATGTCAACCTAAACGTAGAAGTTGTCGACTAA